A part of bacterium genomic DNA contains:
- a CDS encoding V-type ATP synthase subunit A has protein sequence MSGRIVRISGPAVDASGLEGARMYDLVRVGRLGLMGEIIRLRGDVATVQVYEETAGLGLGEPVEGTGRPFMAELGPGLLSSLYDGVQRPLEGIRASAGDFLARGVNVPALSRERRWPFEPAVAPGTPVAPGWLLGTVRETAAVRHRVLVPPGISGTIAEVRPGPLTVDEPAVMLEDGRVLTLLQRWPVRLPRPVRRKLDPEVPFITGQRILDTMFPAAAGGTAVIPGGFGTGKTVVQQTLAKFAAADIIVYVGCGERGNEMTEVLTDFPKLIDPASGRPLMDRTILVANTSNMPVAAREASIYTGITLAEYYRDMGYRVALMADSVSRWAEALREISSRLEEMPGEEGYPTYLATRLGGFFERAGRAAVLAESERVGSVSLVAAISPPGGDFSEPVTQAAMRVAGCFWGLDPSLAHRRHFPAINWKMSYSLYTESLRAHFEREAGAGWAAQRREAMALLQKEEELQEVVQLVGADAIPDADRLVLETAKLLREGFLAQNAYHEVDGFCPPAKQHLLLGALLHFHREVQRALKDGVPLETLLGLKVREELTRARELPNETFAEAAPALRASVDAALAEARAR, from the coding sequence GTGAGCGGGCGGATCGTGCGGATCTCGGGGCCGGCCGTCGACGCCAGCGGCCTCGAGGGGGCGCGCATGTACGACCTGGTGCGCGTCGGCAGGCTCGGCCTCATGGGGGAGATCATCCGCCTGCGCGGCGACGTGGCCACCGTCCAGGTCTACGAGGAGACCGCGGGGCTCGGCCTCGGCGAGCCGGTGGAGGGGACGGGGCGGCCGTTCATGGCGGAGCTGGGGCCGGGGCTGCTCTCCTCGCTCTACGACGGGGTGCAGCGCCCGCTCGAGGGGATCCGCGCGAGCGCCGGCGACTTCCTCGCGCGCGGCGTCAACGTGCCGGCGCTGTCGCGCGAGCGCCGCTGGCCCTTCGAGCCCGCGGTGGCGCCGGGGACGCCGGTCGCGCCCGGATGGCTGCTGGGCACCGTGCGCGAGACGGCCGCCGTGCGCCACCGGGTCCTCGTCCCGCCGGGCATCTCCGGGACCATCGCCGAGGTGCGCCCCGGCCCGCTCACGGTGGACGAGCCCGCGGTGATGCTCGAGGACGGCCGCGTGCTCACGCTGCTGCAGCGCTGGCCGGTGCGCCTGCCGCGGCCGGTGCGCCGCAAGCTCGACCCGGAGGTGCCGTTCATCACGGGCCAGCGCATCCTCGACACGATGTTCCCGGCCGCCGCCGGCGGCACGGCCGTCATCCCGGGGGGCTTCGGCACCGGCAAGACCGTCGTGCAGCAGACGCTCGCGAAGTTCGCCGCCGCGGACATCATCGTCTACGTCGGCTGCGGCGAGCGCGGCAACGAGATGACCGAGGTCCTCACCGACTTCCCGAAGCTCATCGACCCGGCGTCGGGGCGCCCGCTCATGGACCGCACGATCCTCGTCGCGAACACCTCCAACATGCCCGTCGCAGCGCGCGAGGCCTCGATCTACACGGGGATCACGCTCGCCGAGTACTACCGCGACATGGGCTACCGCGTCGCGCTCATGGCCGACTCGGTGTCGCGCTGGGCCGAGGCGCTGCGCGAGATCTCCTCGCGCCTCGAGGAGATGCCCGGGGAGGAGGGGTACCCGACGTACCTCGCGACCCGGCTCGGGGGCTTCTTCGAGCGGGCCGGCCGTGCCGCCGTGCTGGCCGAGAGCGAGCGCGTCGGCTCGGTGAGCCTCGTCGCGGCGATCAGCCCGCCGGGCGGCGACTTCTCGGAGCCGGTGACCCAGGCGGCCATGCGCGTCGCGGGGTGCTTCTGGGGCCTGGACCCCTCGCTCGCCCACCGGCGCCACTTCCCGGCGATCAACTGGAAGATGAGCTACAGCCTCTACACGGAGAGCCTGCGCGCGCACTTCGAGCGCGAGGCCGGCGCGGGCTGGGCCGCGCAGCGGCGCGAGGCGATGGCGCTGCTGCAGAAGGAGGAGGAGCTCCAGGAGGTGGTGCAGCTCGTCGGCGCCGACGCGATCCCCGACGCCGACCGCCTCGTGCTCGAGACCGCCAAGCTGCTGCGCGAGGGGTTCCTCGCGCAGAACGCCTACCACGAGGTGGACGGCTTCTGCCCGCCGGCCAAGCAGCACCTGCTGCTCGGCGCGCTGCTGCACTTCCACCGCGAGGTGCAGCGGGCGCTCAAGGACGGGGTCCCGCTCGAGACGCTGCTGGGGCTCAAGGTCCGCGAGGAGCTGACCCGCGCGCGAGAGCTGCCGAACGAGACCTTCGCCGAGGCGGCGCCGGCGCTGCGCGCGAGCGTGGACGCGGCGCTGGCCGAGGCGCGCGCCCGCG